The Shewanella japonica genome has a window encoding:
- a CDS encoding CDP-glycerol glycerophosphotransferase family protein, which translates to MGQYIVNSIRFVVTQSIYFIAALFPRTQKAVMGSYKNKFADNSKYLYLHWQQAKTIRSIWISGDKDVIAQLTIQGYEAYYRWSIKGIFHALTAKYYVYNSYIGDVNQYFANGAVKINLWHGSPLKRIEYDINNGPLFSVYHPQSLHQKFVSVTQYHQQRIAPDYMIAPSDLVSALFATAFHISEHHMLLSGNPRTDFYQRYPKSTSIIQTLKQNNNVSQVLLYAPSWRDSGIAGDRETRTNPYLQAINFESLSEALVYNKQLLLLRLHPNEADLANDISHYPNIINISDWQDTYEIINDVDLLITDYSSLYIDMLQTRADIVFFQFDHQEYQADSRQCYPYAESLPMAGEVIFEFDVLLKYLHTMGESPNIASLTHKKNRAELTQLYWQYQHIESFTVLDNLVSQS; encoded by the coding sequence TTGGGCCAATACATTGTCAACAGCATCAGGTTTGTAGTCACTCAATCCATCTATTTTATTGCAGCCTTGTTTCCAAGAACTCAAAAGGCTGTGATGGGAAGCTATAAAAACAAATTCGCAGATAATAGTAAGTACCTATACCTGCATTGGCAACAAGCGAAAACGATTCGCTCTATTTGGATTTCCGGTGACAAAGATGTCATTGCTCAACTGACCATTCAAGGTTATGAAGCTTATTATCGTTGGAGTATAAAAGGCATTTTCCATGCCCTTACTGCCAAATATTACGTGTATAACAGCTATATTGGAGATGTGAATCAGTACTTTGCCAATGGAGCTGTCAAGATTAATTTATGGCATGGCTCGCCATTAAAACGTATTGAATATGATATCAATAACGGCCCATTATTCTCGGTTTATCACCCTCAGAGCTTGCATCAAAAGTTTGTCTCCGTAACGCAATACCACCAGCAAAGAATTGCTCCAGATTACATGATTGCACCAAGCGATTTAGTCTCAGCATTATTTGCTACAGCTTTTCATATTAGCGAGCACCATATGTTGTTATCGGGCAATCCTCGTACAGATTTTTATCAGCGATACCCTAAATCAACATCCATAATACAAACATTGAAACAGAATAATAATGTGTCGCAGGTGTTATTGTACGCCCCTTCTTGGCGCGACAGTGGTATTGCGGGTGATAGGGAAACTCGCACTAACCCTTATCTACAAGCCATTAATTTTGAGAGCTTATCGGAAGCACTCGTCTACAATAAGCAGCTATTATTATTGCGCTTACACCCTAATGAAGCTGATTTAGCCAATGATATTAGTCACTATCCAAATATTATTAATATCTCTGATTGGCAGGATACTTATGAAATCATCAATGACGTTGATTTACTGATCACAGACTATTCATCTTTATACATAGACATGTTGCAGACCCGAGCCGACATTGTGTTTTTTCAATTCGATCATCAAGAATATCAAGCTGATAGCCGCCAGTGTTACCCCTACGCAGAGAGCCTCCCCATGGCAGGCGAAGTCATTTTTGAATTTGATGTACTGTTAAAGTATTTGCACACCATGGGTGAAAGCCCCAATATTGCCTCGTTAACACACAAAAAAAATAGAGCTGAGTTAACTCAGCTCTATTGGCAATATCAGCATATTGAAAGCTTTACTGTACTTGATAATTTAGTCAGTCAATCTTAG
- the tagD gene encoding glycerol-3-phosphate cytidylyltransferase, translating to MKTIITYGTFDLFHFGHVRLLARLSEMCDQLIVGVSTDEFNAMKGKAAFFSYEQRSEIIAACKYVSKVIPEQNWQQKSTDIEKFDVDVFAIGDDWEGQFDHLKSQCDVLYLTRTDDISTTEIKNNLAVPA from the coding sequence ATGAAAACGATTATAACTTACGGTACTTTTGATTTATTTCACTTTGGTCACGTTAGATTACTGGCTCGATTAAGCGAAATGTGTGACCAACTTATTGTTGGGGTGTCCACCGACGAATTTAATGCAATGAAAGGCAAAGCTGCATTTTTCAGTTATGAGCAACGCAGTGAAATCATTGCCGCTTGTAAATATGTATCTAAAGTCATCCCTGAGCAAAACTGGCAACAAAAAAGCACCGATATAGAGAAATTTGATGTCGATGTTTTTGCTATCGGTGACGACTGGGAAGGTCAATTTGATCATCTAAAAAGTCAATGTGATGTGTTATATCTTACTCGTACCGATGATATTTCAACGACTGAAATTAAAAATAATCTTGCAGTGCCTGCTTAA